The Streptomonospora litoralis genome window below encodes:
- the pgeF gene encoding peptidoglycan editing factor PgeF — translation MSAVIELGPGVRAGFTQRYDGGVSTAPFDSLNLGHGVDDDPAAVAENRRVAAKSLGFDAERVVWMDQVHSAEVAVAEEPGVAGRVDAVVSECSDLVLAALAADCLLVLAADAEAGVIGAAHSGRLGTAAGVVPAMIAAMARHGADPGRIGAVLSPAICGGCYEVGPRVQAEVARSVPEAVSRTRRGTAGIDMRAAVTAQLRAAEVGHISSDDRCTLESPELFSHRGGAPTGRFAGFVWRRP, via the coding sequence ATGAGTGCCGTGATCGAGCTGGGCCCGGGCGTGCGGGCCGGCTTCACCCAGCGCTACGACGGCGGGGTCAGTACCGCGCCGTTCGACAGTCTCAACCTCGGCCACGGGGTCGACGACGACCCCGCAGCGGTGGCCGAGAACCGCCGGGTGGCCGCCAAGAGCCTGGGATTCGACGCCGAGCGGGTGGTCTGGATGGACCAGGTGCACAGCGCCGAGGTGGCGGTGGCCGAGGAGCCGGGCGTGGCCGGGCGGGTCGACGCCGTCGTCTCCGAGTGCTCCGACCTGGTGCTGGCCGCACTGGCCGCCGACTGCCTCCTGGTGCTGGCCGCCGATGCCGAGGCGGGGGTGATCGGGGCGGCACACTCCGGGCGGCTGGGCACCGCCGCCGGTGTGGTTCCGGCGATGATCGCGGCGATGGCGCGGCACGGCGCCGACCCCGGGCGCATCGGCGCCGTGCTGAGCCCGGCCATCTGCGGCGGCTGCTACGAGGTCGGCCCCCGGGTGCAGGCCGAGGTGGCGCGCAGCGTGCCCGAGGCGGTCAGCCGCACCCGGCGGGGCACGGCGGGGATCGACATGCGCGCCGCGGTGACGGCGCAACTACGTGCGGCCGAAGTCGGTCACATCTCCTCCGACGACCGCTGCACGCTGGAGAGTCCGGAACTGTTCTCGCACCGCGGCGGGGCGCCCACCGGGCGTTTCGCCGGCTTCGTGTGGCGGCGGCCGTGA
- a CDS encoding DivIVA domain-containing protein: MPLTPADVRNKQFSTTRLRPGYDEEEVDAFLDEVETELDRLIQENEELRGKLAECLRGKVPNAGMQDFQQQQPQEQQQLPPEPPQQPEPVRQEQQPQPQPQQQQQQQQPLEQQMGAMAANMGLPGSEENMDTAARVLALAQQTADQAISDARREADETLGRARHEADDILGKARRQAEQIVNEARARSENLDRDAQERHRQVMGSLVQQREELEHKVAELKDFEREYRSRLKDYFERQLRELAEGAEHNAAAGQQQQQQQQNPNTTGGFQTMSPTGGNPGMQHGQPGNGAPQGNPFAQPEPAQHGGYHPGEAPHERR, encoded by the coding sequence ATGCCGCTGACACCCGCGGATGTGCGGAACAAGCAGTTCAGTACCACCCGGCTCAGGCCGGGCTACGACGAGGAAGAGGTCGACGCGTTCCTTGATGAGGTCGAGACCGAGCTCGACCGCCTGATCCAGGAGAACGAGGAGCTTCGCGGCAAGCTCGCGGAGTGCCTGCGCGGCAAGGTGCCCAACGCCGGCATGCAGGACTTCCAGCAGCAGCAGCCGCAGGAGCAGCAGCAGCTCCCGCCCGAGCCGCCGCAGCAGCCCGAGCCGGTGCGCCAGGAGCAGCAGCCCCAACCCCAGCCGCAGCAGCAGCAACAACAGCAGCAGCCGCTGGAGCAGCAGATGGGCGCCATGGCCGCCAACATGGGCCTGCCCGGCTCCGAGGAGAACATGGACACCGCCGCGCGGGTGCTGGCGCTGGCTCAGCAGACCGCCGACCAGGCGATCTCCGACGCGCGCCGCGAGGCCGACGAGACCCTCGGCCGCGCCCGCCACGAGGCCGACGACATCCTCGGCAAGGCCCGTCGCCAGGCGGAGCAGATCGTCAACGAGGCGCGCGCCCGCTCGGAGAACCTCGACCGCGACGCCCAGGAGCGCCACCGCCAGGTGATGGGCTCGCTGGTCCAGCAGCGCGAGGAGCTGGAGCACAAGGTCGCCGAGCTCAAGGACTTCGAGCGTGAGTACCGCAGCCGCCTGAAGGACTACTTCGAGCGTCAGCTGCGCGAGCTCGCCGAGGGCGCCGAGCACAACGCCGCGGCCGGCCAGCAGCAGCAACAGCAGCAGCAGAACCCGAATACCACCGGCGGCTTTCAGACCATGTCGCCCACGGGCGGCAACCCCGGGATGCAGCACGGCCAACCGGGCAACGGGGCGCCCCAGGGCAACCCCTTCGCCCAGCCGGAGCCGGCTCAGCACGGTGGATACCACCCCGGTGAGGCTCCGCACGAGCGCCGCTGA
- a CDS encoding YggT family protein has product MSIVQSVVIILLNLFMVVLIARLVFELVQSFARSWRPSGFVLVLAETVYTITDPPLRFLRRFIPPIRLGGVALDLSFTVLFIVVVIVLQLVSSIAFI; this is encoded by the coding sequence GTGAGTATCGTCCAGTCCGTCGTCATCATCCTGCTGAACCTGTTCATGGTGGTGCTGATCGCGCGACTCGTCTTCGAACTCGTGCAATCGTTCGCGCGCTCGTGGCGACCGAGCGGATTCGTGCTGGTACTCGCGGAGACCGTCTACACGATCACCGACCCGCCCCTGAGGTTCCTGCGCCGGTTCATCCCGCCTATACGCCTGGGGGGTGTGGCGCTCGACCTGAGCTTCACCGTGCTCTTCATCGTCGTGGTGATCGTGCTCCAGCTTGTAAGTTCGATCGCGTTCATCTAA
- a CDS encoding YggS family pyridoxal phosphate-dependent enzyme, which translates to MSGAEGGGFAAPQGVGETSGRRERIRANLAALRERVDAACAAAGRRPEDVTIVAVTKTFPASDVRILAELGIGDVGENRDQEAAPKAAECAGLGLRWHFVGQLQTNKARSVARYADVVHSVDRARLAAALGQRARLEGRHLDCLVQIDLDPAAQAGVLGPRGGVDPADALAVADAIAAEEGLSPAGVMAVAPRGADPAEAFARLNAVAAEVRDRYPRAKAVSAGMSGDLEAAVEHGATHVRVGTALLDDRSTNVG; encoded by the coding sequence GTGAGCGGCGCCGAAGGCGGCGGCTTCGCCGCACCGCAAGGTGTCGGCGAGACCTCGGGACGCCGCGAGCGAATCCGCGCGAACCTGGCCGCCCTGCGCGAGCGGGTGGACGCCGCCTGCGCCGCGGCCGGGCGCCGCCCGGAGGATGTGACCATCGTCGCGGTGACCAAGACGTTCCCGGCCTCCGACGTGCGCATCCTCGCCGAGTTGGGTATCGGCGACGTGGGGGAGAACCGCGACCAGGAGGCGGCGCCCAAGGCCGCCGAGTGCGCGGGCCTGGGGCTGCGGTGGCATTTCGTCGGCCAGCTGCAGACCAACAAGGCCCGTTCGGTGGCCCGCTATGCCGACGTGGTGCATTCGGTGGACCGTGCCAGACTCGCCGCCGCGCTCGGGCAGCGCGCCCGGCTGGAGGGGCGGCACCTGGACTGCCTGGTGCAGATCGATCTCGACCCCGCCGCGCAGGCCGGTGTGCTGGGCCCGCGCGGCGGTGTCGACCCGGCCGACGCCCTTGCCGTGGCCGACGCGATCGCGGCGGAGGAAGGGCTGTCGCCCGCGGGGGTGATGGCCGTCGCCCCGCGCGGGGCCGACCCCGCAGAGGCGTTCGCCCGGCTGAATGCGGTCGCCGCCGAGGTGCGGGATCGCTACCCTCGGGCGAAGGCGGTCTCGGCCGGCATGAGCGGTGACCTGGAGGCGGCCGTCGAGCACGGCGCGACACACGTGCGCGTGGGTACGGCGTTGCTCGACGACCGCAGTACGAACGTGGGGTAA
- a CDS encoding cell division protein SepF has protein sequence MAGAMRKMAVYLGLVEDDRYDHRYADEYDDFDDFDEGVEGRRDRDLDHLGGDPRADSVTDADDYSMSPVERRTPTHTAPATADLARITTLHPRTYNEARTIGEYFREGVPVIMNLTEMVDSDAKRLVDFAAGLIFGLHGSIDRVTTKVFLLSPANVEVTAEDKARIAERGFFNQS, from the coding sequence ATGGCCGGCGCGATGCGCAAGATGGCGGTCTACCTCGGCCTCGTGGAGGACGACCGCTACGATCACCGCTATGCGGACGAATATGATGACTTCGACGACTTCGATGAAGGCGTCGAGGGCCGGCGCGACCGGGATCTCGACCACCTGGGCGGCGACCCCCGTGCCGACTCCGTGACGGATGCGGATGACTACAGCATGTCTCCTGTCGAAAGGCGCACCCCGACGCACACCGCCCCTGCTACCGCGGACCTTGCGCGCATCACTACGCTGCATCCCCGGACCTACAACGAGGCGCGTACGATCGGAGAGTATTTCCGGGAAGGCGTACCGGTGATCATGAACCTGACCGAGATGGTCGACAGCGACGCCAAGCGGCTGGTCGACTTCGCGGCGGGGCTGATCTTCGGTCTGCACGGCAGTATCGATCGCGTGACCACCAAGGTGTTCTTGTTGTCCCCGGCTAATGTTGAGGTGACTGCTGAAGACAAAGCACGCATCGCTGAGCGAGGGTTCTTCAACCAGAGTTAG